The Lonsdalea populi genome window below encodes:
- the thrB gene encoding homoserine kinase yields MVRIYAPASIGNVSVGFDVLGAAVSPIEGSLLGDCVSVSAADEFSLKNEGRFVSKLPTEARENIVYQCWERFCQEIGKTVPVAMTLEKNMPIGSGLGSSACSVVAGLMAMNEFCGKPLDDNRLLTLMGELEGRISGSVHYDNVAPCFLGGIQLMVEECGIVSQPVPGFDDWLWVMAYPGIKVSTAEARAILPDSYSRQDCIRHGRYLAGFIHACHTGQAELAATLMHDVIAEPYRTQLLPGFAEARQAAQEIGALATGISGSGPTLFSVCNDKAVAQRLADWLRVNYLQNDEGFVHICRLDTSGARQLG; encoded by the coding sequence ATGGTCAGAATTTATGCACCGGCCTCCATTGGGAATGTGAGCGTGGGGTTTGATGTCCTGGGCGCTGCCGTTTCGCCGATAGAGGGTTCTTTGCTGGGAGACTGCGTCTCCGTCAGCGCGGCTGATGAATTCAGCCTGAAGAATGAAGGGCGCTTCGTCAGCAAACTGCCGACGGAGGCCCGCGAAAACATCGTTTATCAGTGCTGGGAGCGTTTCTGTCAGGAAATCGGCAAAACCGTGCCTGTCGCGATGACGCTGGAAAAAAACATGCCGATCGGCTCCGGGCTGGGCTCGAGCGCCTGCTCCGTGGTCGCCGGGCTGATGGCGATGAATGAGTTTTGCGGCAAACCGCTCGATGACAATCGCCTGCTGACCCTGATGGGCGAGCTGGAAGGCCGCATTTCGGGCAGCGTCCATTACGACAACGTCGCACCGTGTTTTCTGGGCGGCATTCAACTGATGGTGGAAGAGTGCGGGATCGTCAGTCAACCCGTGCCGGGGTTTGACGACTGGCTGTGGGTGATGGCTTATCCCGGCATCAAGGTGTCGACCGCCGAAGCGCGGGCGATTCTGCCTGATAGCTATAGCCGACAGGACTGTATTCGTCACGGTCGCTACCTGGCGGGTTTTATTCACGCATGTCATACCGGTCAGGCTGAACTGGCGGCGACGTTGATGCACGATGTGATTGCGGAGCCTTACCGCACCCAACTGCTGCCCGGTTTCGCCGAGGCACGACAGGCGGCGCAGGAAATCGGCGCGCTCGCGACCGGGATTTCCGGTTCCGGTCCGACGCTCTTTTCCGTCTGCAACGATAAAGCGGTAGCGCAGCGTCTGGCGGACTGGTTGCGGGTAAACTATCTGCAAAATGACGAAGGTTTTGTTCATATTTGCCGCTTGGATACGTCCGGCGCGCGACAATTGGGATAA
- the thrC gene encoding threonine synthase has translation MKLYNLKDHNEQVDFAQAIRQGLGSQQGLFFPLDLPEFDLTAIDELLEQDFVTRSSRILSAFIGDELPAETVYQRVNAAFAFPAPVVPVSEDIAVLELFHGPTLAFKDFGGRFMAQMLAEVAGDRQITILTATSGDTGAAVAHAFYGLENVRVVILYPRGKISPLQEKLFCTLGGNIHTIAVDSDFDACQALVKQAFDDRELKDTIGLNSANSINISRLLAQICYYFEAVAQLPQEARNQLVVSVPSGNFGDLTAGLLAKSLGLPVKRFIAATNANDTVPRFLQNGAWQPKQTVATLSNAMDVSQPNNWPRVEELYRRKNWQLNTLGFGAVSDDTTKETMHELEALGYTSEPHASIAYRLLRDQLQPGEFGLFLGTAHPAKFKESVEEILGKALELPAALAERADLELLSHHFGPDFAQLRKFLMELPH, from the coding sequence ATGAAACTGTACAATCTGAAAGATCATAACGAACAGGTCGATTTCGCTCAGGCGATACGACAGGGGTTGGGAAGTCAGCAAGGTTTGTTTTTCCCGTTGGATCTGCCGGAGTTTGATCTGACGGCGATCGATGAACTGCTGGAGCAGGATTTCGTGACCCGCAGCAGCCGTATTCTGTCCGCCTTTATCGGTGATGAACTGCCGGCTGAAACGGTCTACCAACGGGTCAACGCGGCGTTTGCCTTCCCTGCGCCGGTCGTCCCGGTCAGTGAAGATATCGCGGTGCTGGAATTGTTCCACGGTCCGACGCTGGCCTTTAAAGACTTCGGCGGTCGCTTTATGGCGCAGATGCTGGCGGAAGTCGCCGGCGATCGGCAGATCACCATTCTGACCGCCACCTCCGGCGATACCGGCGCAGCGGTGGCGCATGCGTTTTACGGTCTGGAAAACGTGCGCGTGGTTATCCTGTATCCGCGCGGCAAAATCAGCCCGCTGCAGGAAAAACTGTTCTGCACGCTGGGCGGCAACATCCATACCATCGCCGTCGACAGCGACTTCGACGCCTGTCAGGCGCTGGTGAAACAGGCGTTTGACGATCGGGAGTTGAAAGATACGATTGGCCTGAACTCAGCCAACTCCATCAACATCAGCCGCCTGCTTGCGCAGATTTGCTACTATTTCGAAGCCGTCGCGCAGCTGCCGCAGGAAGCGCGCAATCAGCTAGTGGTCTCTGTACCCAGCGGCAACTTCGGCGATCTGACTGCGGGTCTGCTTGCTAAATCGCTGGGTCTGCCGGTCAAACGTTTCATCGCCGCGACCAATGCGAACGACACCGTGCCGCGTTTCTTGCAAAACGGCGCATGGCAGCCTAAACAGACGGTCGCCACGTTGTCGAACGCAATGGACGTCAGCCAGCCGAACAACTGGCCGCGCGTGGAAGAGCTGTATCGCCGTAAAAACTGGCAGCTGAATACGCTGGGCTTCGGTGCGGTTAGCGACGATACCACCAAAGAGACCATGCACGAGCTGGAAGCGTTGGGTTATACCTCTGAGCCTCATGCGTCCATCGCCTATCGTCTGCTGCGCGATCAACTGCAGCCGGGAGAGTTCGGCCTGTTCCTGGGAACGGCGCATCCGGCGAAGTTCAAAGAGAGCGTGGAAGAGATTCTGGGCAAAGCTCTGGAACTGCCCGCCGCGTTGGCTGAGCGCGCCGATCTGGAACTGCTGTCCCACCATTTCGGTCCTGACTTCGCCCAGTTGCGTAAGTTCCTGATGGAACTGCCGCATTAA
- the galK gene encoding galactokinase, with protein sequence MTTPITQLKTTAGAVFQQAFGYAPAAFVQAPGRVNLLGEHTDYNEGFVLPCAIDYQTVIAARPRHDGRVRVVATNYDRQRDEFDLAQDIVPHPTFGWANYVRGTVKCLRLRGVNLTGMDMAIVGNVPTGAGLSSSASLEVAIGQTFKALNRLTLSQLELALNGQQAENAFVGCSCGIMDQYISAQGRAGHALLIDCRSLDHSLVKMPAGIAVMIVHSNVHRGLVDSEYNLRRQQCEIAARHFGVTALRDVSLERFEQERTGLDDLAARRARHVITENARTLSAAEALTAGDMSRLSGLMSQSHLSMRDDFEITVPPVDALAKLIQDEVGDRGGARMTGGGFGGCVVALVPVAMTQNIGAAIEREYPRLTGLQPTLYISQPSDGASLLA encoded by the coding sequence ATGACAACGCCCATCACCCAATTAAAAACGACCGCAGGCGCGGTGTTCCAGCAGGCCTTCGGCTACGCGCCGGCCGCCTTCGTCCAGGCGCCGGGGCGCGTCAATCTGCTCGGCGAACACACCGATTATAACGAGGGATTTGTCCTGCCCTGCGCGATTGACTATCAGACGGTGATCGCCGCCCGTCCCCGTCATGATGGCCGCGTCCGGGTCGTCGCCACTAATTACGATCGTCAGCGGGATGAGTTCGATCTAGCGCAAGATATCGTGCCGCATCCCACCTTCGGCTGGGCTAATTACGTTCGCGGCACGGTGAAATGCCTGCGGCTGCGCGGCGTAAATCTGACGGGGATGGATATGGCCATCGTCGGCAACGTTCCCACCGGCGCGGGATTAAGCTCCTCGGCATCGCTGGAAGTCGCCATCGGCCAGACCTTTAAGGCGTTGAATAGGCTGACGCTCAGCCAGCTTGAGCTCGCCCTGAACGGACAGCAGGCAGAGAACGCCTTCGTCGGCTGCAGCTGCGGCATTATGGATCAGTACATTTCGGCGCAGGGCCGCGCCGGTCATGCCCTGCTGATCGACTGCCGTTCGTTGGATCATTCGCTGGTGAAAATGCCCGCCGGGATCGCCGTCATGATCGTCCACTCCAACGTCCATCGAGGTCTGGTGGACAGCGAATACAACCTGCGCAGGCAGCAGTGCGAAATCGCCGCCCGCCATTTCGGCGTCACCGCGCTGCGGGATGTTTCTCTGGAGCGGTTCGAGCAGGAAAGAACGGGGCTGGACGATCTCGCCGCGCGCCGTGCTCGCCACGTCATCACGGAAAACGCCCGTACCCTGTCCGCCGCCGAGGCGCTGACCGCAGGGGATATGTCGAGGCTGTCCGGGCTAATGAGCCAGTCGCATCTTTCCATGCGCGACGACTTTGAAATCACGGTCCCGCCCGTCGATGCGTTGGCAAAGCTGATTCAGGATGAGGTCGGCGATCGGGGCGGCGCGAGGATGACGGGAGGCGGCTTCGGAGGCTGTGTGGTGGCGCTGGTTCCCGTAGCCATGACGCAGAACATCGGCGCGGCGATTGAGCGGGAGTACCCGCGTCTCACCGGCCTGCAACCTACGCTGTATATCAGCCAGCCGTCCGACGGTGCGAGTCTGTTGGCATAA
- a CDS encoding UDP-glucose--hexose-1-phosphate uridylyltransferase, translating into MMLFEPIEHPHRRFNPLRGDWVLVSPHRAKRPWQGQQDRPDLTTPPHHDPSCYLCAGNPRISGEVNPDYTGTLVFANDFSALLPDTPEVSPSEDPLFQMSNARGLSRVICFSPDHSKTMPLLLLPALRAVIDTWSDQTAELGTRYPWVQVFENKGAMMGCSNPHPHGQVWANDFLPNEAKIEDQQQRDYLTRYGTPMLLDYMQREQQAGARTVVETEHWLAVVPYWASWPFETLLLPKFAVRRLPQLHGRQRDDLALALKKLTSRYDNLFQCSFPYSMGWHGAPFTAESHDHWQLHAHFYPPLLRSASIRKFMVGYEMLAETQRDLTAEQAAERLRAVSDIHFREQA; encoded by the coding sequence ATGATGTTGTTTGAACCTATAGAACACCCACACAGGCGCTTCAACCCGCTCAGGGGCGACTGGGTGCTGGTCTCGCCGCATCGGGCCAAACGGCCCTGGCAAGGACAGCAGGATCGCCCCGATCTCACGACGCCCCCCCACCACGATCCGAGCTGTTATTTGTGTGCCGGCAACCCTCGTATTTCCGGGGAGGTCAATCCCGACTACACCGGCACGTTGGTCTTCGCCAATGATTTTTCAGCGCTGCTACCGGACACCCCGGAAGTCTCGCCGAGCGAGGATCCGTTATTTCAGATGAGCAACGCCCGTGGGCTGAGCCGGGTGATCTGCTTCTCTCCCGATCACAGCAAAACGATGCCGTTGCTCCTCCTCCCCGCGCTGCGCGCCGTGATTGATACCTGGAGCGATCAGACCGCAGAACTGGGTACCCGATATCCGTGGGTGCAGGTGTTTGAAAATAAGGGCGCGATGATGGGATGCTCCAACCCGCATCCGCACGGGCAGGTCTGGGCCAATGATTTTTTGCCCAACGAGGCAAAGATTGAAGACCAGCAGCAGCGCGACTATCTGACGCGGTACGGAACCCCGATGCTGCTCGACTACATGCAGCGCGAACAACAGGCGGGCGCTCGCACCGTGGTGGAAACCGAGCACTGGCTGGCGGTCGTCCCTTACTGGGCGTCGTGGCCGTTTGAAACGCTGCTGTTGCCGAAATTCGCCGTCCGGCGATTGCCGCAATTGCACGGCCGACAGCGCGACGATTTAGCGCTCGCCCTGAAAAAGCTGACCAGCCGCTACGATAATCTGTTCCAGTGCTCATTTCCCTATTCGATGGGCTGGCATGGCGCGCCCTTCACGGCGGAAAGCCACGACCACTGGCAGTTGCACGCACATTTCTACCCGCCGCTACTGCGCTCCGCCAGCATCCGAAAATTCATGGTGGGCTATGAAATGCTGGCGGAAACCCAGCGCGATCTGACGGCGGAGCAGGCAGCGGAACGCCTGCGCGCGGTCAGCGACATTCACTTTCGCGAACAAGCCTGA
- the galR gene encoding HTH-type transcriptional regulator GalR, producing MATIKDVARLAGVSVATVSRVINDSPKASVASREVVTQAMVTLQYHPNANARALAQQSAATMGLVVADVSDPFFGTMVKAVEQVAQSARKFLLIGNGYHDAEQETQAIEQLIRHRCSGLVVHAKMIADDELATLMDHIPHMVLINRVLKGYERRCIALDDRQGAFLSTQHLIQSGHRRIGFLCSNHPISDSADRLQGYKEALAKHQIAYDERLVARSTPDEAGGEMAMTILLSRGGDMTAVACYNDSMAAGALSVLDDNGIAVPQAMSLVGFDDVLIARYLRPRLTTIHYPVSAMAVQAAELALALFEGREPAESTHLFHPTLVRRQSVAGPSEPH from the coding sequence ATGGCTACCATAAAGGATGTTGCCCGTTTGGCGGGTGTCTCTGTTGCGACGGTTTCCCGTGTGATTAATGACTCCCCCAAGGCCAGCGTGGCGTCGCGTGAGGTCGTGACTCAGGCGATGGTGACGTTGCAGTATCACCCTAACGCCAACGCTCGCGCGCTGGCGCAGCAGAGTGCTGCGACAATGGGACTGGTGGTGGCGGATGTCTCCGATCCCTTCTTCGGCACCATGGTAAAAGCGGTTGAACAGGTAGCTCAGAGCGCCAGAAAGTTCCTGCTAATCGGCAATGGTTATCACGATGCCGAGCAGGAAACACAGGCGATAGAACAGCTCATTCGCCATCGCTGCAGCGGTCTGGTCGTACATGCGAAAATGATCGCCGACGACGAACTCGCCACGCTGATGGACCATATTCCGCACATGGTGCTGATCAATCGGGTGCTGAAAGGTTATGAACGACGTTGTATCGCGCTGGACGATCGTCAGGGCGCATTTTTATCTACTCAGCATTTGATTCAGTCAGGCCATCGGCGCATCGGTTTTCTGTGTTCAAACCATCCTATTTCCGACTCTGCCGACCGCCTGCAAGGGTATAAAGAGGCGCTGGCTAAACATCAAATCGCCTACGATGAACGGTTGGTGGCGCGTTCTACCCCGGATGAAGCGGGAGGAGAGATGGCGATGACGATCCTGTTGAGTCGCGGCGGAGATATGACCGCGGTGGCTTGTTACAACGATTCGATGGCGGCGGGCGCGCTGTCGGTGCTGGATGACAACGGCATCGCGGTGCCGCAGGCGATGTCGCTGGTAGGATTCGACGATGTCCTGATCGCCCGCTATTTACGTCCGCGCCTCACCACGATCCACTATCCTGTCTCGGCGATGGCGGTGCAGGCTGCGGAACTGGCGTTGGCGCTGTTTGAAGGCAGAGAACCGGCGGAGTCGACGCATCTGTTCCACCCTACGCTGGTGAGGCGTCAGTCGGTTGCTGGGCCGTCCGAACCTCACTGA